One window from the genome of Prinia subflava isolate CZ2003 ecotype Zambia chromosome 2, Cam_Psub_1.2, whole genome shotgun sequence encodes:
- the WASF1 gene encoding actin-binding protein WASF1 isoform X3, whose protein sequence is MPLVKRNIDPRHLCHTALPRGIKNELECVTNISLANIIRQLSSLSKYAEDIFGELFNEAHSFSFRVNSLQERVDRLSVSVTQLDPKEEELSLQDITMRKAFRSSTIQDQQLFDRKTLPIPLQETYDICEQPPPLNILTPYRDDGKEGLKFYTNPSYFFDLWKEKMLQDTEDKRKEKRKQKQKNLDRPHEPEKVPRAPHDRRREWQKLAQGPELAEDDANLLHKHIEVANGPASHFESRSQAYVDHIDGSYSLSALPYSQMSELLSRAEERVLVRPHEPPPPPPMHGAADVKPVPPCVSSTPGLVENRPQSPATGRTPVFVSPTPPPPPPPPLPSALSTSSLRAAMTSTPPPPVPPPPPPPTAALQAPAVPPPPAPLQIAPGVLHPAPPPVAPPLAQPSPPVTRAAQVCEAVPVHPVPPQAEVQGLPPPPPPPPLPPPGIRPSSPVTVANLSHPPPVLHPPPTTIVPSPHAPIMPPSPPSQVIPAPEPKRHPSTLPVISDARSVLLEAIRKGIQLRKVEEQREQEAKHERIENDVATILSRRIAVEYSDSEDDSEFDEVDWLE, encoded by the exons ATGCCACTGGTAAAAAGGAACATAGACCCCAGGCACTTGtgccacacagccctgccccgaGGTATCAAGAATGAATTGGAATGTGTCACCAATATCTCCTTGGCAAATATAATAAGACAACTGAGTAGCCTAA GTAAATATGCTGAAGATATATTTGGTGAACTTTTCAATGAAGCACACAGTTTCTCATTTAGAGTCAACTCCTTACAAGAACGTGTAGATCGCTTATCTGTCAGTGTCACACAACTTGATCCAAAGGAAGAGGAAT TGTCACTGCAGGACATTACAATGAGAAAAGCTTTCCGGAGTTCCACAATTCAAGACCAACAGCTGTTCGACCGCAAAACTCTGCCAATTCCTTTGCAAGAAACTTACGACATTTGTGAACAGCCTCCTCCACTTAACATTCTCACCCCTTACAG GGATGATGGAAAAGAGGGTTTGAAGTTCTATACCAATCCTTCGTATTTCTTTGatctgtggaaggaaaaaatgttgcaGGACACCGaggacaaaaggaaagaaaagaggaagcagAAG CAGAAAAATCTAGATCGCCCTCACGAACCAGAGAAAGTGCCAAGGGCACCTCATGACAGACGGAGAGAGTGGCAGAAGTTAGCCCAAGGTCCAGAGCTCGCAGAAGATGATGCTAACCTCTTGCATAAGCACATTGAAGTTGCTAATGGCCCAGCTTCACATTTTGAATCAAg GTCTCAAGCATACGTGGACCACATCGACGGGTCGTATTCCCTGTCGGCGTTGCCCTACAGCCAGATGTCcgagctgctgagcagggccGAGGAGCGCGTGCTGGTCCGGCCCCACGAGCCGCCGCCACCACCGCCCATGCACGGAGCCGCCGACGTGAAGCCTGTGCCTCCCTGCGTTAG TTCTACTCCTGGCTTGGTAGAAAATCGTCCTCAGTCACCAGCAACAGGCAGAACACCGGTGTTTGTGAGCCCcactcctcctccccctccaccACCACCTCTTCCATCTGCTTTATCAACTTCATCATTAAGAGCTGCAATGACTTCCACCCCTCCACCCCCAGTCCCACCCCCACCTCCccctcccacagctgctctgcaggccccagctgtgccacctccaccagctcctctccagaTAGCTCCTGGAGTTCTTCATCCAGCTCCACCTCCAGTTGCTCCTCCCCTAGCACAACCCTCTCCCCCTGTCACCAGAGCCGCCCAGGTGTGCGAAGCTGTACCTGTTCACCCAGTTCCTCCGCAAGCTGAAGTACAGGGACTTCCTCCACCACCCCcacctcctcccctgccacctCCTGGCATTCGACCCTCCTCCCCTGTCACAGTTGCAAACCTTTCTCACCCTCCTCCTGTCCTGCACCCTCCTCCCACAACCATTGTCCCCAGCCCTCATGCACCCATAATGCCTCCGTCTCCACCGTCCCAAGTGATTCCCGCTCCTGAGCCCAAACGCCATCCTTCAACCCTTCCTGTGATCAGTGATGCTAGAAGCGTTCTGCTGGAAGCAATACGGAAAG GTATCCAGCTCCGCAAAGTCGAAGAGCAGCGGGAGCAGGAGGCCAAGCACGAGCGCATTGAGAACGATGTTGCCACTATCCTGTCCCGTCGCATCGCTGTGGAGTACAGCGATTCAGAAGATGATTCAGAATTTGATGAAGTAGATTGGCTAGAGTAA